A single Sandaracinaceae bacterium DNA region contains:
- a CDS encoding DUF4145 domain-containing protein, with translation MKQRSFVEHVVAAIYESYRLRPPYSDNLNDLMNETAFRQAVPEVVQNKLHAVRKAGNHAAHPRRPITSQLSLECLTQLFDIARWFLVQVDRRRTRRGPERTCLRPPCRTAARRRRTLSRSCGSPRRSTRQCSSSSTKRPEGGSRRSAPQQRPRDRARERRKDQGSRRSPGRSSVQRGTPPVAASSTKPCSPPDGTSASMARIPSR, from the coding sequence ATCAAGCAGCGCAGCTTCGTCGAGCACGTCGTCGCGGCCATCTACGAGAGCTACCGCCTACGGCCGCCGTACTCCGACAACCTGAACGACCTGATGAACGAGACCGCCTTCCGGCAGGCGGTGCCCGAGGTCGTGCAGAACAAGCTCCACGCCGTGCGCAAGGCCGGCAACCACGCCGCGCACCCACGGCGCCCCATCACCAGCCAGCTCTCGCTCGAGTGCTTGACGCAGCTCTTCGACATCGCGCGCTGGTTCCTCGTCCAGGTCGACCGGCGGCGAACTCGACGCGGCCCCGAACGTACGTGCCTCCGCCCCCCGTGCCGAACAGCGGCGCGAAGACGAAGGACGCTCTCGAGAAGCTGCGGCTCGCCGAGGCGAAGTACGAGGCAGTGCTCAAGCAGCTCGACGAAGAGACCCGAAGGCGGCTCGAGGCGGAGCGCACCGCAACAGAGGCCACGCGACCGAGCAAGAGAACGCCGGAAGGACCAGGGCTCCAGGAGGTCGCCAGGTCGCTCCTCAGTTCAACGAGGCACACCACCCGTCGCCGCCTCATCGACCAAGCCCTGCTCGCCGCCGGATGGAACGTCGGCATCGATGGCAAGAATACCGAGCAGGTGA